A stretch of the Gemmatimonadota bacterium genome encodes the following:
- a CDS encoding sigma-54-dependent Fis family transcriptional regulator has product MARLLVVDDEKGIREALVQLFEYEGHDVRAAEDGPDALLTAESFHPDVIFLDVKMPGMDGMDVLARLRTECPGALVVMISGHGTIETAIDATRKGAYDFLEKPLDTDLLLVTLGRALELKGLTDSVADLKSQVESRYEIVGTSYQVRQVLDRVEKVAPTEARVLVTGENGTGKELVARAIHRLSSRSDKSFVEVNCAAIPSELIESALFGHIKGSFTGAVADREGKFEQAHGGTLFLDEIGDMSLEAQAKVLRVLEQGVLTRVGGSKSIEVNVRVISATNKDLEREIEIGAFREDLFYRLNVVPIQIPALRERRDDVPMLIDHFCERIANGQGVVPKRFSASAIERLQALPWPGNVRELRNTVERLLILSGSDEVGPEDVDLLASGRGGSQRLAGEILGLETFVEFKESAERAYIVQKLRENEWNVAETARRIEMPRSNLYKKIERYGLVRDG; this is encoded by the coding sequence ATGGCAAGGCTGTTGGTAGTCGATGACGAGAAGGGGATCCGGGAGGCGCTCGTTCAGCTCTTCGAGTACGAGGGCCACGACGTTCGTGCCGCCGAGGATGGGCCCGATGCGCTTCTCACGGCCGAGTCCTTTCACCCGGACGTGATCTTTCTGGACGTAAAGATGCCCGGCATGGACGGCATGGACGTGCTGGCACGCCTCCGGACCGAATGTCCCGGGGCGTTGGTCGTGATGATTTCGGGTCACGGGACGATCGAGACGGCTATCGACGCAACCCGGAAAGGCGCATACGACTTCCTCGAGAAGCCGCTCGACACCGATCTCCTCCTGGTCACCCTGGGCCGGGCGCTCGAGCTCAAGGGGCTCACCGACAGCGTCGCGGACCTCAAGAGTCAGGTCGAGAGCCGATATGAGATCGTCGGCACGTCCTACCAGGTCCGGCAGGTGCTCGACCGTGTGGAAAAGGTCGCCCCGACCGAAGCTCGTGTTCTGGTCACTGGGGAGAATGGAACCGGCAAGGAGTTGGTCGCTCGAGCAATTCACCGGCTCTCGTCACGATCCGACAAGTCGTTCGTGGAGGTCAACTGTGCGGCGATCCCATCAGAACTGATCGAGTCGGCCCTCTTCGGGCACATAAAGGGATCGTTCACGGGGGCTGTCGCCGACCGGGAGGGGAAGTTCGAACAGGCGCATGGCGGGACACTCTTTCTGGACGAGATCGGAGACATGTCGCTCGAGGCTCAGGCGAAAGTTCTCCGGGTGCTCGAGCAAGGAGTCCTCACCCGCGTAGGTGGCTCCAAGTCGATCGAGGTGAATGTTCGGGTGATCTCGGCCACGAACAAGGATCTCGAGCGCGAGATCGAAATCGGTGCTTTCCGCGAGGATCTCTTCTACCGGTTGAACGTAGTCCCGATTCAGATACCTGCTCTGCGCGAGCGACGCGACGACGTCCCGATGCTGATAGACCACTTCTGCGAGCGGATCGCGAACGGGCAAGGCGTAGTCCCGAAGCGCTTTTCGGCGTCCGCCATCGAACGGCTACAGGCCCTTCCGTGGCCCGGGAACGTACGGGAGCTTCGCAATACGGTCGAACGCCTGCTCATTCTCTCGGGATCCGACGAGGTGGGACCGGAAGACGTCGATCTGCTCGCTTCTGGGAGGGGCGGCTCTCAGCGCTTGGCCGGGGAGATCCTCGGACTCGAGACTTTCGTAGAGTTCAAGGAGAGCGCCGAGCGCGCGTACATCGTTCAGAAGCTGCGTGAGAACGAATGGAATGTTGCCGAGACCGCGCGCCGGATCGAGATGCCACGCTCGAATCTCTACAAGAAGATCGAGCGCTACGGCCTCGTGCGGGACGGCTAA